GTGAACACCAGGCTGCCGAACTTCGACGAGAGCTGCTCCTCTTCTGGGAATAGCTCGCCATAGCGGCCGTTGACGATCTTCAGGATCCGCTCCACCGACGCGTCGAAGCTGCGCACCCGGTCGAAGCCGGCCAGGGCGCCCACTCGCTTTCGTTCGCTGTCGGACTCCGGGAGCCGGTGGGTCTGCTCGTCGGCCAGCATCTGGATACGGTGCTCGATGGCCCGCAGGCGCTCATAGGCCAGGGTCAGTTCCCCGGCCGTCTGGGCGGTGACATGCCCAGCCGCCGAAAGGGCCGCGAGGGCGTCCAGGGTGCGCGGCGAGCGCAGCTCGGGATGGCGCCCGCCCAGGATCAGCTGCTGGGTCTGGACGTAGAACTCGATCTCGCGGATGCCGCCCCGGCCCAGCTTCAGGTCGACGCCCTTGGCGGTGAGGCGTTCGTCGACCTTGTGGACGTGGATCTGGCGCTTGATCGAGTGGATGTCGGCGATGGCGGCGAAGTCGAGGTTCTTGCGCCAGATGAAGGGCGCCAGTTCCTGGAGGAAGGCGCGGCCCCGCACCAGGTCGCCCGCCGCCGCGCGGGCCTTGATGAAGGCCGCCCGCTCCCAGTTCTGGCCGACGCTCTCATAGTAGTCGAAGGCCGCCGCCGCCGGGATGGCCGGCGGGGTCGAGGACGGGTCCGGGCGCAGGCGAAGGTCGACGCGGAAGACGTAGCCGTCCGCGGTCTTCTCATGCATCAGCTCCGCCAGCCGCTGGATCAGACGCACGGCGAAGGCCTGGGTCTCGATCCCTTCGGCCAGGGGCAAGGCCTCCGGCTCGTAGAAGACCGAGATGTCGATATCGCTGGAATAGTTCAGCTCGTAGGCGCCGTGCTTGCCCATGGCGATGCAGAACCAGCCCGGGACCGGGCCCTCGTCGCCCTCGCCGATACGGGTCAGCCGGCCGGCCTCCAGTTCGCCGCGCGCCGCGACCATGAGCGCGGCCGCCAGGGCGGCGTCGGCGAACCGCGTCAGGGCGCCGGTAACCGCGTCCAGGTCCCAGAGCCCGCCCAGGTCAGCCAGGGCGATCATCAGGTGGGCCTCGGCCTTCAGCACCCGCAGCCCGGTCTTGGCCCGATCCCAGTCGGCGGTCGAGAGGGCCGCCGTTCGGTCCAGCAGGTCCGCGAACCTGGCGTCGGGGGCGGCGGCCAGCAGAGCGCGCAGACGGCCGGGATCGCGGCGGGCTAGGCCGGCCAGATAGGGCGAGGCGCCGAACACCGGGGCGAGCGCCGGCCAGGCGGCGTCCAACTCGCCCGTCCAGCCGTCGCGGATTGCGGCCTCGACCAGAACATTGCGCGCCCGCTCGGCGGCCTTGGGGTCGGCGACCGGTCCACACGGCGTCATCCGCGCCGCCAGCGCCAATCCAGGCTGAATTTGCTCGACGCCCGCACTCATCGAGAAATTCCGACTAGCCGAAAGGTCAATCTCAGGCACAGATACGCCCGGTTCGCCCAAGGGAGGGGGACAGAGGTGCGTATTGTCGAGGTTCTCACCTTGCCGTTCCTGTCACGCGGTTCCGACGCGGCCCTGCTGCTCATGCGGCTGACGGTCGGTTCGTTCCTGATCTTCGGGGTCTGGGACAACATCACAAGCACCGAACGCATGGCGGAGTTCGAGCTCTTCCTCGCAAAGTTCGGCTTTCCGCTGCCCAAGCTCATGGCCCCGCTCTCGGTTTGGGCCCAGTTCGCCTGCGGCGTGGCGTTCATCCTAGGCTTCGCCACCCGGTGGGCGGGACTGATCTGCGCCTTCAACTTCGTCGTCGCCATCGCCATGGTCGACCATCATCAGGGGATTCGTGGCTCTTTCCCGTCCGCCTGCCTGCTGGTGATCGGCCTCTATCTCGCGACCCATGGTCCTGGGCGATTGGCGTTGGACAGCCTGATCACGCCGCGCACCCTCGGAACTCGATAGCGGCGCGCGCCAGCTTGGGCGTTGATGCGTCCATGATATCGCCCCGCCACCTGCTGCCCCTGACGCCCCTTCGCGGCGGCCACGACCTTGTCCTGCTGCTGATCCGGCTGCTGGCGGGCGGCTTCCTGATGTTCTCGGCCGCGCCCTACGGCTTCCGGGCCGGGAAGTTGGCCGAGTTCTCCGGCTTCATGGCCAAGCACGGATTCGCGGCGCCGCACCTGCTGGCGCCTCTGTCGATCTGGGCCATGCTGCTGGCCAGCCTCGCGCTGATCGCCGGCTTCGCCACGGGCTGGGCGGGCTTGGTCGTGGCGTTCAACTTCGTAGTGGCCATCGTCATGGTCGATCGCTTCCAGGGGATCGGCGGATCTTTCCCGTCGGCCAGCCTGATCGCCATGGGCCTGCTGCTCGCCGCGGCCGGACCCGGCCGCTACGCCCTCGACGCCTGGATCGCCCGGCGCCCCTAGGCTGCCCGGGGCAGGATCAGGGCTACGCGCAGGCCGGGGCCCATCTCGCCGACCTTGCCCGGTCCCTCGGCTAGCTCCAGGCGTCCGCCATGGGCCTCGGCCACCGCCGCCACAAGGGAGAGCCCCAGGCCCGAGCCCGGCTCACTGCGGCTGTTCTCCAGCCGCACGAAGCGTTCGACCACCCGCTCCCGGTCCTCGTCGGGAACGCCCGGGCCGGTGTCGGTGACGGAATACTCCACCTCGCCAGAGGAGCGGCGGCGGACCCGCAGCATGATCGCCCCGCCCGAGGGCGTGTACTTCACGGCGTTGTCCAGGATGTTGGCCAGGGCCTGGGCAAGGAACTCGCGGTTGCCGCGCACCTGCAGGTCGACCGCGAACTCGGCGGCGAAGTCGAGCCCCTTGTCCTCGCAGACCGGCTCATAGAGCTCGGCCATGTCGCCGCCAAGCTCGGCTGGGTCGAATATGTTTTGGTCGGGGGCCTGGCCCGCCGCCTGCAGCCGGGCGATGGAGAGCACGGCGCCGAAGGTCTTTAGCACCCCGTCGGTGTCGTCCAGGGCCTGGGCCAGCGCCTCCTCGGCGTTGCCCTTGCCGGCCTCGACGTCGAGATAGGCGGTCTCCAGCCGGGCACGGAGGCGGGTGAGCGGGGAGCGCAGGTCGTGGGCGATGGCGTCGCCGGCATGGCGATGGCCGGCCATGGAGCGCTCCAGCCGGTCCAGCATCTCATTGAGGCCCTCGGCCAGCTCGTCGAACTCGTCGCGGGTTCCCCGGACATGGGCGCGGGCCTCGAGGTCGCCGTTGCGCACGGCGGTCACCACCTCGGCGAGGCCGGCCATGCTGCGGCTGACATTCCGACTGACCAGCAGACCGCCTAGCAGGCCCAACACGATGACCAAGGCGCCGGCGCCCCACAGCGCCCGGACGATCTTCAGGACATAGGCCTGGTCCTCGCTGATGTCGGCGCCGACGAACAGGATTTCGCCGCCGCGCAGCTGCTCCTGGAAGCCGCGGGCAGGATGCTTGCGCGCGCGGCCGTTCACATCGATGTCGGTGACCGAGAAGCTGGCCCGAGCCGGCGCGCCGGTGAATTCCTCGACCGGCGACTCCTCGATGGAACCGGAGATCCGCTTCCCGTCCTTGGTCATCAGCAGGTAGAGGAAAGGCCGCTCGCTGGCCGCCCGCTCGATGAGCGACTGGTTGAGAACATTGACACCGCCGCGCTCATAGGCGGCCTGGAGCGCCCGCATCTCGCGTCCGATATCTTCGTCGGTGCGCCGCGTCGCCTCCCCGGCGGTGGCCAGGTAGATGTAGGCCAGGAAGGCGCTGGCCGCCGCGGCGAACAGGGCCAGGAACAGCAGGGTGAGCCGGAACGGCGTGGTGCGGAAAAGCCTGGGCAGGCGCATGGGCCCCGCCGGACCTTAGGGATCGAGGCGGTAGCCCGCCCCGCGGACCGTCTGCAGCATGGGCTTGTCGAAGCCCTTGTCGATCTTCGAGCGCAGGCGGGAAATATGCACGTCGATCACATTGGTCTGGGGATCGAAATGATACTCCCAGACCTTCTCCAGCAACATGGTGCGCGTCACCGACTGTCCGGCGTGGCGCATCATGAATTCCAGCAGCTGGAACTCGCGCGGCTGCAGGTCGATCTCCTTGCCCTGCCGGTGCACGGCCCGGCCGATCAGGTCCATCTCCAGTTCGCCGACGCGCAGCAGGGTCTGGACCGAGCCGGTCTCGCGCCGCCGCGACAGGGCCTCGACCCGGGCGATCAGCTCGGCGAAGGCGTAGGGCTTGACCAGATAGTCATCGCCGCCGGCCTTCAGGCCATCGACCCGGTCGGTGATCTCGCCGAGCGCCGACAGGAACAGCACCGGGGTCTGGTCACCCTCCCGGCGAATGGTCTGGACCATGGTGACCCCGTCCATCCGCGGCATCATCCGGTCGACGATCATCACGTCGAACTCGCCGCCGCGGGCGGCGGTAAGGCCGTCCTCGCCATCCGGAGCTCGGACGCACTCGTGGCCGGCCTCGGTAAGTCCGCGATCCATGACTTCGGCCGCTTCGAGGTCGTCTTCGACAATCAGGATGCGCATCGACTCATTCCCCCGAACCTCATCCCACCTAACCGGAAATCTTCAGCGGCAGGAAGGACGTGCGACCGCCGCGATGGACGCCGACCAGCACGCTGGGACGTCCAGCCTTCTTGGCGATGTCGACCTGGGCCGAGAATTCCGAGGCGCTGCCCACCGGCAGGCCGCCGGCCTGGACGATGACGTCGTCCTTGCGCAGGCCGCGCTGGGCGGCGTCGGAGGACTGGTCGACCCGGTCGATCAGCACGCCGCGGACGCCCGGATCGAGGTTCAGGCGCTTGCGCGCCGCGTCGTCGAGGGGTGCAAGGGCCAGGCCCAGCACCACCGGACGCTGGACCTGGGGCGTCGCGCCCTCGGCCCCGCCGCGGTTGGCCCCGCCCGGCGTGTTGTCGTTGGCGGCCAGTTCCCGCTCGGTCGGACGCACGCCGGAACGGATCTCGACGATCTTGCGCTTTCCGCCGCGCAGGACGTCGAGACGCAGGGCGTCGCCGGCCTGGGCCTTGGCCACTTCGCGGGTGAGTTCCGAGGAGCTCTTCACGTTGACGCCATTCACGGAGGTGACAATGTCGCCCGACTGCAGGCCGCCACGCTCGGATGGACCGCCGGGGGTGACATTGGCCACGATGGCGCCGCGCTGGGCGCCGAGGCCCTGAGCCTCCGCCATCTCGGCGGTGAAGTTCTGGATCGAAGCGCCGATATAGCCCCGGGTGATCTTGCCGCCGGCGATCAGCTGCTTGGTGATGGCGTCGGCCACCTCGGCGGGGATGGCGAAGCCGATGCCCACGGAACCGCCCGAGGGTGAGAAGATCGCGGTGTTGACCCCGATCACCCGGCCATAGACGTCGAAGGTCGGGCCACCGGAATTGCCCCGGTTGATGGGGGCGTCGATCTGGATGTAGTCGACGAAGGTCTCCCCGATGTCACGGCCATAGGCCGAGATGATCCCCGCCGTGGCGGTGCCGCCCAGGCCGAAGGGGTTGCCCACCGTGATCACCCAGTCGCCGACCCGCGGCTTGGCGGCGTTCTCGAAATTCACATAGGGGAATCCCGCGCCCTTGACCTTGAGCACGGCCAGGTCGGTGCCCTCGTCGCGACCCACGACCACGGCGTCCAGCTCGCGCTCGTCCTTGAGCACGACCTTGATCTCCTTGGCGTTTTCCACGACGTGGTTGTTGGTGACGATGTAGCCGTCGGCCGAGATGAAGAAGCCCGATCCCGAGGAGAGCTGCGGCGGCAGGCGCGGCTGGCCGCGGCCGGGTTGACCGGGTTGGGCCGGCTGACCCGGCTGACCCGGCTGAGCGTCTTCATCGTCTCCGCCGCCGCCCGGCGGCTGGCCGCGCGGTACGACGTCGAACGGGAAGTTCTCGAAGCCCGGAATGCGGCGCAGGGCGGCCGGATCGGCCTCCGAGGTCACGTTGATGGAGACCACCGCGGGCGAGACCTTGTCGAAGATATCCGCGAACGAGATCGGCGCGCCCGGCGGCGGGGCGAAGATCGGGGCGGTTGAGGCGCGAATCAGCAGGCCCTCGTTCCCCGCCCCCGGAGCACGGTCGCTGAAGCCCGCGCCGGCGAGGGCGGCGGTGGCGACGCCGACGCCGGCCAGGGCGCCGATGAGGTAACCGGTCTTCTTCGAGGTCATAAGCCTTCAATTTCCCTGTGGGAGTGAGCCGCACATATCATGCGCCCGTCCCGAACAACCTAGGTTCGATGCCAAAGAGCGCAACGTCTCTCAAGTTACGTTTAGGTCACGCTCCGAGCTTCATAGCGTCCGATGTTGGGCGCAACTTTGTCATGCCGGCTCGTCGTCAGACAGGCGCGCCAGGCGCGCGGCCTCATCCTGCGATAGTTCGGCCTCGGCCGCGCGGGTCCGAAACCCCCGGACCAACAGCAGCAAACCCAGGCCCACCACCAGGAACGGCGCGCCCCAAAGCGCCGCGTTGCCCCAGGAGAAGGCCGGCTTCAGCAGCACGAACTCGCCATAGCGGCCGGTGAGGTGATCGCGGACCTGATCGTCGCTCTTCCCCGCCCGCACCTCGTCGCGCACCAGACGGCGCAGGTCGGCGGCCAGTTCAGAGTTGGAGTCGTCGATGGACTCGTTCTGGCAGACCAGGCAGCGGACTTCGCGGAAGATGGCGCGGGCGCGCGCCTCCTGGGCCGGATCGGCCAGCCGGTCGGCCGGGTCCGAGGCCGCGGCCAGGCAAAACATCGCCGCCAGGATGGCCAGGATCTGTCTCACGCCCTCGCCTCCCTGGCGCCGACCGCCATCCGCAGGCGGCGGTCCGACAGCGAGACCAGGCCGCCCAGCGCCATGATCGCCGGGCCGATGAAGATCAGCAGCGCCCAGGGGTTCCAATAGGCTCGCACCAGCCAGACCGGACCATCGGCGCCGGGCCGGCGCTCACCCAGGACCACGTAGAGATGGCTGACCCCGCGGGTGCAGATGGCCACTTCGGAGGTGGTCTGACCGCCCGTGGGATAGAAACGCCGCTCTGGGCGCGGCTTGCAGACCAGGGCGTCGGCCTTGGTGGCGCGCAGATAGCCCCGCTCGGCGTCGTAGTTGGGGCCCTCGACCCCGCGGACCCCATCCAGCACCAGCTGATAGGCTCCGACGTCCAGCCGCCCGCCGATGGGGATGGCTTCGGCCGCTTCGAGCTTCCAGCCCGTCTCGAAACAGGCGCCCAGCACGAAGACGCCCAGGCCCAGGTGGGCCAAGGTCATGCCCCAGGCGCCGCGCGGCAGGCCGCTGAGGCGCCGCCAGGTCTCGGCCAGCGGCCCCCGGAACGCGCGGGTGCGCTCGGCGAGCTCGACAAGGGCGCCCACGACCAGCCAGGCGCCCATGGCGATCCCCGCCGAGGCGAAGGCCTTGCGCGGACTGACCAGGGCGAAGGCCGCCAGGCCGCAGGCCATGGCGATCAGCACCGCGACCCACAGGCGCTGGGCCACGCCCCGCGCGTCGCCCCGCTTCCAGGCCAGCAGGGGTCCGGCGGGCAGCAGGATGGCCAGCGCCGCCATCAGCGGCGTGAAGGTGAGGTTGAAGAACGGCGGCCCCACCGAGATCGCCTCGCCGGTCGCCGCCTCCCGGATCAGCGGATAGAGCGTGCCCAGGAGCACTGTCGCCGTGGCCGCCGCCAGCAGGATGTTGTTGAGCACCAGGGCGCTTTCGCGGCTGACCGGGGCGAACACCCCACCGGGACTGAGCGCCGGCGCCCGCCAGGCGAACAGGGCGAAGGCCGCGCCGGAAGTGACGCCGAGGATTATGAGCAGCAGGGTTCCCCGCGTCGGATCGACGGCGAAGGCATGGACCGAGGTCAGGACGCCCGATCGCACCAGGAAGGCGCCCAGCATGGAAAAAGTGAAGGCCGCGAGCGCCAGGAACACCGTCCAACCGGCCAGCGCGCCGCGCTTCTCGGTGACGATGGCCGAATGCAGCAGGGCCGTGGCCACCAGCCAGGGCATGAAGGAGGCGTTCTCCACCGGGTCCCAGAACCACCAGCCGCCCCAGCCCAGCTCGTAATAGGCCCAGAAGGCGCCCAGGGTGATGCCGACGGTGAGCGCGCTCCAGGCCGCGAGCGTCCAGGGCCGCACCCAGCGCGCCCAGGCCGCGTCGACCCGGCCCTCGATCAGGGCGGCGACCGCGAAGGAGAACACCACCGATAGGCCGACATAGCCGAGGTAGAGCATGGGCGGGTGGAAGGCGAGCGCCGGGTCCTGCAGCAGCGGATTGAGCGAGCGGCCCTCGATGGGCGCCGCGTCGAGCCGGGCGAAAGGATTGGAGGCCAGGACGGTATAGCCCAGGAACACCACGCCGAGAACGCCCTGGACCGCCACGGTCAGGGCCTTCAGCCCGTCCGGCAGGCCGCGGCCGAGCCCGGCCACCGCCGCGCCGCAGCCGGTCAGCGCCAGGCACCACAGCAGCATCGAGCCCTCGTGGCTGCCCCAGGTCCCGGCGATCCGGTAGAGCAGCGGCTTGTCGCTATGGGAGTTGGCCGCCACATTGGCCACGGAGAAGTCCGAGGTCACGAAGGCGCACATCAGGGCCGCGAACGCCAGGAGCAGGCCTGCGAAGGCCGCGAGCGCCGCGCCCTCCCCCGCCCCGGCCAGGACCTGCGAGCGCGTCATGCGCGCGGCGGCCGACAGCAGGGCCTGCACCAGCGACAGCGCCAGCGCCAGCACGAGGGAGAAAGCCCCGATCTCGACGATCATTCGCCGTCCTTGGCGTAGGCCGGCGGCGGCGCGCCCTCGCCGCGCCATTCGCCCTGTTCCTTCAAGGCCTTGGATATCTCGCGCGGCATGTACTTCTCGTCGTGCTTGGCGAGGACCTGCTTGGCTTCGAAGCCGCCGTCGGCGCGGAAGGCGCCGGTGGCCACGATCCCCTGGCCCTCGCGGAACAGGTCAGGCAGGTCGCCGGAAAAGGCCACCCGGGTGGTCGCGATGCGATCGGAGACGGTGAACTCCACCCGCCCGTCGGGATGCTTGACCACGCTGCCGGCCTCGACGAGGCCGCCCAGCTGGATCGAACGGCCCGGCGGAGGTTTGGCCTCGATGGCCTGGGACGGGGTGTAGAAATAGGAGATCGAGTCCCGCAGGCCCCAGAGGGTGAGGCCAACGGCGAGGGCCAGCACCGGGGCGATGGCCGCCACCAGGGTGAGGCGACGCCGCGCCTTGGGCGACTTCGGCAGCCAGCTCATCGGGTCGCCCGGCGCATCGGGGCGGTCTTGGCGGCGATCTCCAGCGCCTTGACGATTTCCGGGCGGTCGGCGTAGCGGCCGCGGGCCTTGGCCAGGGCGGCGTCGCGCTCGCTGTCCATGCCCAGCACGGCGTAGGAGCGGACCAGCCGCACCCAACCCTCGGGGTCCTCGGGAGAGGCCTCAAGCCGGGTCGCCAGACCTTGCACCATGCCGCGGATCGCGGCCATCTCGCCGGTGGCGGCCGGCGGCGCGCCCTGCGCCTGCGCGATGGCGGTTTCCACCGCGGCGCGACGGGGATCGCCCTGGGGAAGCCCGGCCGCCAGGGCCTTCCAGTCGGACAGGCCGCCGTCGCGGTCGCCGGCGGCTATGCGGCCGCGGGCCAGGTGGAAACGAGAGATCACCGAGGCCGGATCGCGCTTCAGGGCCTCGGCGAAGGCGCGCTGCGCCGGAGGCGTGACCTCACCGCCGGCCTCGATCATCAGCACCTCGCCCAGGCCCTCCCAGAGGTCGACCCTCTGGGGCGCCAGCTCGATGGCTCGGCGCAGGGCGCGGATGGCCCCGCTGGGATTGTCGGCGGCGATCTCCGCCTTGGCCAGGAAGCCGTAGGCCTCGGCGTCGGGGCCCCGCTCGGCGATCAGCGCCTTGAGCACGGCGGCCATCTGCGGCGCGGTCAGCATGGCCGGATCCAGGGCGCGCCAGGCGGCGATCCGTCCGCGGAACGGCTGGTCCGGGAGGCCGGGCGCGCCGACCGCCAGATAGAGGCCGAGGGCGGCGAAGGGCGCCAGCAGGGCGGCGAGCAGCACCGGCCGGCGATGCCCGGTCTGGGCAGTCCAGGGCGTGGCGACGGCGTCGGCGGCCGACAGCAGGCGTCGGGCGGCCTCGGCGTGGGCGCTCTTGCGTTCCTCGTCGGCGATCAGGCCACGCCCCGCCAGGTCGTCGATCTCGCGGAGCTGCCGGCGATAGACCGCGCTCGTCGGGTCCGCGGACCCGGCGCGACGGGCCGCGCGGGCGGCGTTCTGCAGGATGAGGC
This genomic stretch from Phenylobacterium sp. LH3H17 harbors:
- a CDS encoding DoxX family protein, translated to MRIVEVLTLPFLSRGSDAALLLMRLTVGSFLIFGVWDNITSTERMAEFELFLAKFGFPLPKLMAPLSVWAQFACGVAFILGFATRWAGLICAFNFVVAIAMVDHHQGIRGSFPSACLLVIGLYLATHGPGRLALDSLITPRTLGTR
- a CDS encoding DoxX family protein encodes the protein MISPRHLLPLTPLRGGHDLVLLLIRLLAGGFLMFSAAPYGFRAGKLAEFSGFMAKHGFAAPHLLAPLSIWAMLLASLALIAGFATGWAGLVVAFNFVVAIVMVDRFQGIGGSFPSASLIAMGLLLAAAGPGRYALDAWIARRP
- a CDS encoding HAMP domain-containing sensor histidine kinase, which produces MRLPRLFRTTPFRLTLLFLALFAAAASAFLAYIYLATAGEATRRTDEDIGREMRALQAAYERGGVNVLNQSLIERAASERPFLYLLMTKDGKRISGSIEESPVEEFTGAPARASFSVTDIDVNGRARKHPARGFQEQLRGGEILFVGADISEDQAYVLKIVRALWGAGALVIVLGLLGGLLVSRNVSRSMAGLAEVVTAVRNGDLEARAHVRGTRDEFDELAEGLNEMLDRLERSMAGHRHAGDAIAHDLRSPLTRLRARLETAYLDVEAGKGNAEEALAQALDDTDGVLKTFGAVLSIARLQAAGQAPDQNIFDPAELGGDMAELYEPVCEDKGLDFAAEFAVDLQVRGNREFLAQALANILDNAVKYTPSGGAIMLRVRRRSSGEVEYSVTDTGPGVPDEDRERVVERFVRLENSRSEPGSGLGLSLVAAVAEAHGGRLELAEGPGKVGEMGPGLRVALILPRAA
- a CDS encoding response regulator transcription factor codes for the protein MRILIVEDDLEAAEVMDRGLTEAGHECVRAPDGEDGLTAARGGEFDVMIVDRMMPRMDGVTMVQTIRREGDQTPVLFLSALGEITDRVDGLKAGGDDYLVKPYAFAELIARVEALSRRRETGSVQTLLRVGELEMDLIGRAVHRQGKEIDLQPREFQLLEFMMRHAGQSVTRTMLLEKVWEYHFDPQTNVIDVHISRLRSKIDKGFDKPMLQTVRGAGYRLDP
- a CDS encoding Do family serine endopeptidase — its product is MTSKKTGYLIGALAGVGVATAALAGAGFSDRAPGAGNEGLLIRASTAPIFAPPPGAPISFADIFDKVSPAVVSINVTSEADPAALRRIPGFENFPFDVVPRGQPPGGGGDDEDAQPGQPGQPAQPGQPGRGQPRLPPQLSSGSGFFISADGYIVTNNHVVENAKEIKVVLKDERELDAVVVGRDEGTDLAVLKVKGAGFPYVNFENAAKPRVGDWVITVGNPFGLGGTATAGIISAYGRDIGETFVDYIQIDAPINRGNSGGPTFDVYGRVIGVNTAIFSPSGGSVGIGFAIPAEVADAITKQLIAGGKITRGYIGASIQNFTAEMAEAQGLGAQRGAIVANVTPGGPSERGGLQSGDIVTSVNGVNVKSSSELTREVAKAQAGDALRLDVLRGGKRKIVEIRSGVRPTERELAANDNTPGGANRGGAEGATPQVQRPVVLGLALAPLDDAARKRLNLDPGVRGVLIDRVDQSSDAAQRGLRKDDVIVQAGGLPVGSASEFSAQVDIAKKAGRPSVLVGVHRGGRTSFLPLKISG
- a CDS encoding cytochrome c-type biogenesis protein, with product MRQILAILAAMFCLAAASDPADRLADPAQEARARAIFREVRCLVCQNESIDDSNSELAADLRRLVRDEVRAGKSDDQVRDHLTGRYGEFVLLKPAFSWGNAALWGAPFLVVGLGLLLLVRGFRTRAAEAELSQDEAARLARLSDDEPA
- a CDS encoding heme lyase CcmF/NrfE family subunit; the encoded protein is MIVEIGAFSLVLALALSLVQALLSAAARMTRSQVLAGAGEGAALAAFAGLLLAFAALMCAFVTSDFSVANVAANSHSDKPLLYRIAGTWGSHEGSMLLWCLALTGCGAAVAGLGRGLPDGLKALTVAVQGVLGVVFLGYTVLASNPFARLDAAPIEGRSLNPLLQDPALAFHPPMLYLGYVGLSVVFSFAVAALIEGRVDAAWARWVRPWTLAAWSALTVGITLGAFWAYYELGWGGWWFWDPVENASFMPWLVATALLHSAIVTEKRGALAGWTVFLALAAFTFSMLGAFLVRSGVLTSVHAFAVDPTRGTLLLIILGVTSGAAFALFAWRAPALSPGGVFAPVSRESALVLNNILLAAATATVLLGTLYPLIREAATGEAISVGPPFFNLTFTPLMAALAILLPAGPLLAWKRGDARGVAQRLWVAVLIAMACGLAAFALVSPRKAFASAGIAMGAWLVVGALVELAERTRAFRGPLAETWRRLSGLPRGAWGMTLAHLGLGVFVLGACFETGWKLEAAEAIPIGGRLDVGAYQLVLDGVRGVEGPNYDAERGYLRATKADALVCKPRPERRFYPTGGQTTSEVAICTRGVSHLYVVLGERRPGADGPVWLVRAYWNPWALLIFIGPAIMALGGLVSLSDRRLRMAVGAREARA
- the ccmE gene encoding cytochrome c maturation protein CcmE codes for the protein MSWLPKSPKARRRLTLVAAIAPVLALAVGLTLWGLRDSISYFYTPSQAIEAKPPPGRSIQLGGLVEAGSVVKHPDGRVEFTVSDRIATTRVAFSGDLPDLFREGQGIVATGAFRADGGFEAKQVLAKHDEKYMPREISKALKEQGEWRGEGAPPPAYAKDGE
- the ccmI gene encoding c-type cytochrome biogenesis protein CcmI → MIAFWVVAGVLSAAAAGLILQNAARAARRAGSADPTSAVYRRQLREIDDLAGRGLIADEERKSAHAEAARRLLSAADAVATPWTAQTGHRRPVLLAALLAPFAALGLYLAVGAPGLPDQPFRGRIAAWRALDPAMLTAPQMAAVLKALIAERGPDAEAYGFLAKAEIAADNPSGAIRALRRAIELAPQRVDLWEGLGEVLMIEAGGEVTPPAQRAFAEALKRDPASVISRFHLARGRIAAGDRDGGLSDWKALAAGLPQGDPRRAAVETAIAQAQGAPPAATGEMAAIRGMVQGLATRLEASPEDPEGWVRLVRSYAVLGMDSERDAALAKARGRYADRPEIVKALEIAAKTAPMRRATR